A region of the Candidatus Methylacidiphilales bacterium genome:
AGATTGTTCTAAGATCTTAAACGCCTCAAAGGGATCTTTCCCTGCTATCTTCTCAGCCATCCGTTTTGCTTTTTCATATACATCCGGAAGGGTTGGGGCTGAAGAGACCTCTTCACCTCGCTTACTAGCCAACCTAGATAATGATTTTACCAAGTTTTTACCTAGACTCGATATTTGTCCTGAGACAACTTGAAGAAAGGGTTCTTTTATAGATTCAGATTTAACCATTTGCTCTTCTGAGGTGTTTTCATTATCCGCTCCATAATAATGCAGAATCACAATCAGGGATAAACATCCCAAGGCTATCCCTATCATTATCCATCGATTAATGAGGCCTTTTTTATGAGCTGGGTGTATTGTTTGTTTTTTCATAGGTTTGGGTTTGTAGTTCAGTTTTTAGTCTTTTGTTTGAGGTTTGAAGGTTTTGATGGGAAAGTGTAAAGAGGACTAAACTCAAGCAAAACAGAGTTGCTCCAGACGCTGCTTGCAGATAATGCGTATGGCTTGCCGCAGCAACGTGTTTTTTCTTGACTCTATGATGCGCAACAATGCTGAAGCTTTTACCTTCAGTCTTGAGTCTTAACCTTTATGTCGTGGCGATGAGACGTGCTAAGATTATGATTTCGCAGTGAAAAATCTGAGAACCAGTCACGTCTCAGTGTGAAAATCATGCCGTGGATGATACTTTATGATCGATTTGTTTTGTCAACCAAAAAAAATCACCAAACTATTGGATGACAAGTATTTACTATTTTTTAGTAAAAATCAAGCGCCTTGTATAGATAAGCAAAGAGAAGCCAACGATCGCGGCTTTAGGCTTTAAAACTGGTGTAGAAATAAGGAGGCTTGATGGTTTACAGAAAAATAAAGTCTTGAAAATGATTGCACCTAGCGAGTCATAGATTTTATAAGACTCCTCATCCTTTAACTTTGCAGAGGCTTATAGATTCAAGATTGGAGAGATTAGCACAGAGAATGCTGCTACACAAAAATTTTTTTAAAATTTGGCTAGGATAACTCAGCAATAGTCTATCATAATTTATAACGTGACATACAGCGACTCAACTAGCAGCCCCCAAGATGCAAGGGGGACAAGAACTCAGACTCATTGCACATGAGGTGCAAGAAGAACAGACTGCAGAGAAGGATGCCGAGGGAGTGGCAGAGATGAGCGGTGCTGACAGTGTAGCTCCTGACGATGGGTGGGGCTTGAATTTTGGATAATCAGAAAGTGACGGACCGCAGCAAGCCGTTGATGGAGATCTGAATTGAATTCATTGTTTTTGTCTCTTGTAGAGTCCACATCTGCCTCGTCGAGAAAACAACTTTGCATCCTCAAGAAGGCTAGAAAATTGAGGCTCTACTCGTGGAGCTTATTATCCGTTTCACATGCAACCTGAAACAGTCTGCTACACTGGCTTTTTGAGTGTCTTGAGCGGTCCAACGTAAACAAAGACGCTCAAGCCCCTTGACTTGCTGGGTAACATACATACCTTATGAAAAACCAGTCTCTGACAAAGCATATTTGGCATGCTCTCCGTGATAATTTTTTGCGTGGACTTCTCGTAGTGGTTCCGATCGGTGTAACCTTATGGATCGTTCAATTTGTCTATCAACTCATCAACGAACCTTCCGATCAAGTGTTGCGCTGGCTAATCAGTCATAGTTGGCTTCCCGGGTCTGATTATTTCAGAGAACATCACGGTGGCACCATTCCCGGCGGTGGGTTTTGGGTCACACTGATTTTCGTATTACTTGTGGGGATTGGCGTTGGAAACTTCCTGGGGCGCACCATCGTCAAAGCTGTGGATACGCTATTTTTAAAAATCCCCTTAGTGAAGAGCATTTATCAGGCTCTAAAGCAGACGATGCATGCTGTGCAAGAGATGAGCGGGGAGGGGAGTGCCATGAAGTTTAACCAAATGGTTCTTGTGCCGCTCCTGGAAAATCACGGCACAGCAATCTGTGCAGTAGGATTCGTTACCGGCCGCGTGAAATTGACAGAGGAGGATGAATATTGTTCTGTTTTTTTGCCCAATTCTCCGACGCCAGTCACGGGCTTTACTTTGCTTATTAAAAGGGACGCTCTGATCTGGGAGCATGGGTTAAGCGTAGAGGAAGGATTGAAGTTTATTATTTCGTATGGTTTGGCGACTACCCTTCGGAAAACAACCGACGTAGTGCCTCACGCCGAAAGTTGAAAATCTCCTCAAGCCTCTTTTTTACAAGTAACGGATGGACTATGCGCGAAAACGGATCAAACGGAAGAGCATAGTGCACGATATCGTCCATCTGCGTTTTGTCTGGGGTGATCGGCGTCAAGTGATGCTCATGGTGCCACAATCGGTAAGGACCAAAACGTTGTTCATCCACAAAATAATTTGGCTCTCGCACGTGCGTGATCTCCGTGACCCAAGTCAAGGGAATTCCAAAGAGTGGCGCGACACGGTAGGTAATAATAAGTCCTGGATAAATCTTAGGTGGTGGCTGAGACGTAATTTTGAAAGCCATATCGCGAGGCGTGATTTGCGGAAGGTTGCGCGGATCGGATATAAAATCCCATGCTCGACCCAGCGAAAGAGGAAGTTCTTGAGAAACTTTAAGCACATAGATTTTCATAAGGCCAAGAATTTTAAGGGCTGGGATGCAGCATTTTGCTAATCAAGGTCATTTTTCATAAATTTCAAAATTGAATACATGAACACACTGAGTTTTGCAGATCGAATTCCGCAAGAGACCTGGCAATCCCTACTCAAAGGGATTGAACGAGCAGACCAGATTGATTGCAAGGGGTTGCCTCTGGCTGCTCAAGCCTGGCTGATGAGCGAGCTTGTGAAAAAAAACGTAGCCGGCAAAAAACAGCGCCCTCTTTTTTGGATATGCGAAGATGTGAAAACTCAAGAGGCCCTTGCATCCGATCTCATCTCTTGGGGAGTAGACTGTGTTTTTTATCCGCAGAGCGATTGGAAAGAGGAAATGGGGGTGCCCGACCTACAGATCGAGCTGGAACAGTGGGCAGCGTGGAAGCGATTGATACGCCTCGATGCAGACGTCGGCCTGATCACTCAGGCTTCGTTGAACCAAAAACAGATCGATTTGGAAACTCTACAGCGCCTGGTGATTTGCCTTACACGAGGAGATCGCATTTCGATTGAAAGTTTTATTCAACAACTAATCGATGCCAACCTTTTGCGAGAGCGCAAAGTTTATCAAGTCGGGCATTGGACTCAGAGAGGTGCAATCCTAGACGTCTGGCCATGGGACTCACTACACCCTATTCGGATAGAATGGGAAGATGATACGATAAGCTCGATTCGTTATTTTGATCCTGATCTACAACGCTCGCTCAATCCTATCGATCGAGTCGAGATGTTGATCCACCATCCTTCCCAAGAGCAAGGAATTGCCCCCTCTTTAACCCCTATAGAAACCTTACTCCACTCACTCGTAAAAGAAAAAAAAGCTATCTGGTGCAATCGCTACGACGTCGAGAGCACAACCTATACGTGTGGTATCGAGTGCTTTGAGCACAGTTTCCTTCTTGCAACACGCCCATTCGAGCATGACCAGGTCTTGCAAGTAAACCGTCGCCGACTCTTTTTTACACATTTAAAACACTGGATTGAAACGCATTGGCAGATAGACGTCTGTTGTAACAATGAAGGGGAAGAACAACGCTTGCGCCAAATCATCGAGGAAGAGTTGACCGCCGAAACACTGAAAAAACTGCGTTTCCATCAGATCCCTCTCCTACATGGATTTACCTATCCAGAGGGAAGATGGGTCTTAATTACCGACGCAGAAATTTTCGGGCGATACCAGACGTTGCGTGTCTTAAGAAAAAAGGAACGTCTAGCACGAGTGCGCGGGCAATCGTTAAGTTTTTCTCTGAGCGAGCTGGCACAGGGTGACTACGTGGTGCATCTCCACCATGGAATCGGACGTTATCGTGGATTGCAAACTATCCCCTCAGAAGATTCAAATTCTGGAGAAGAAGCCATCGTCCTAGAGTATGCTGAGGGAGCGAAGCTATACGTTCCCTTAAGTCAATCCTACCTCATTTCGAGATATGTAGGAGTCAATAAAAAAGCTCCCCAACTTGACACCCTCGGCGGAAACCGATGGGAACGCGCTAAAAAGAATGCCGAAAAAGCTATATGGGATTATGCGGCCAAATTATTGAAAATTCAAGCAGAGCGAGAGACCTTGCAGGGGTATGCCTTCCCAGAGGACGATGATTGGCAAAGGGAATTTGAAATGAGTTTTATCTATGAACCGACCCCTGATCAATCCAAGGCTATTGCTGCAACCAAAGCTGACATGCAGTCCACTCGTCCCATGGATCGCTTGATCTGTGGAGATGTAGGTTTCGGAAAAACCGAAGTCGCCATTCGCGCGCTTTTCAAATGCGCCATTTCAGGCAAACAAGCCGCATTCCTCGCTCCTACAACAGTGCTTGCCCAACAACATTATCGCAACCTATGCGAACGCATGGCCGACTATCCCATCAAAATCGAGCTGCTAAATCGCTTCAAAACTCAAAAGGAACAAAAGATCATCATTGAAGCAATTGCAGACGGCAAAGTGGACATTGTTGTCGGCACACATCGTCTGCTCTCCCCTGATGTCCACTTCAAAGACCTCGGCCTAGTCGTGATTGATGAAGAGCAACGATTCGGTGTCATACAAAAAGAAAAATTCAAAGAACGACATCGGCTCGTTCATATTTTAAGTCTTTCTGCCACCCCTATTCCCCGCACGCTTTATCTCTCGCTGGCCGGGGTCAAAGATATGAGCGTGATTGAGACACCACCGGCTAACCGTCTCCCCGTGGAAACTATCATCTGCCCCTATGACGAGCGCATCATCAAGGCTGCCATCGAGCGCGAACTCTCCAGAAACGGCCAAATTTACTTCCTCCATAACCGCATTGGCTCGATCTATACCCTTGCAGACCGTATCCGATCCCTCCTCCCTGAATGTAAAATTGATGTCGGTCACGGAAGGATGCCTAAACACCAACTCGAAGAGGTCATGCAGCGCTTTGTGGATGGGAAAACGGATCTACTACTCGCAACCTCCATCATTGAGAATGGCCTCGATATTCCGAACGCCAACACGATCATCATCGATCGCGCTGATCGTTTCGGTCTTTCAGACCTGTATCAACTCCGGGGACGGGTCGGCCGTGCTCATCATAAAGGCTATGCTTACCTCCTCCTTCCTCGCCATTTGATGAGCGTCACCAACGCAAGAAAAAGAGTCAACGCCCTCCAACAATACTCCAAGCTCGGAGACGGCTTTAAAATTTCAATGCGCGACCTTGAGCTCCGTGGAGCAGGAAATTTACTTGGTGTTGAACAAAGCGGCCACATTTCTACTATCGGCTTTGACCTTTACTGCCGCCTACTAAAAGCCGCTGTCAGCAGCCTAAAAGGTGAACGTCCCGCCTGGCAAAACGAAACACGCTTACGGATCGATTTTATAAGCCTCTCAGAGCCGAGTCATCCTTCCACAGATGGCGTTCATCATGCCTATCTCCCCAAAACTTACTTCCAAGACCAAGAGGGAATCATTGAAAATTATAAACGACTTAACGAAGCCCTCACTCCTAGTGAACTGGATCAACTCTGCGAGGAGTGGCGTGATTGCTACGGCCCTTGGCCTCTCCCCGTCACCCTACTCCTTGAGATACACCATATCCGCATACTCGCTGCGCAAGCTCAAATCTCCCACGTCGAAACGCAAAACAACAAAATCATTCTCAAGCGAAATAACGATTTCATCATGATAGGCGGAAAGTTTCCACGCTTGACCGCCCAAGACCCCCTTCTTAAGTTACAAGAACTCAAAAAATGGATTCGCAGTTTTATACAAAACGAAAAACTACACCCCTCTTCAAGCCACTAATTACGCTGGCCGTGATCGTTGCGGTTCTGAGCGCTTCCCCATCAGTTGCCCAATTGATGGTCAATGGAATTGCGGCGATTGTTAATGACCGAGTGATCACTTTCACAGATGTGCGAAGAATCGCTGATGCCTCGGAAATGATGCTCCGCGAGAATTACAAAGGACCAGATCTCGATAAAAAAATAAAAGAGCTTCGCCTTAGCGCCCTAAAGACACTCATCGACCGAGAACTCATTATTCAAGAATTCAACAAACGCGGCCTAACAATTCCTGACAATTTTATCGAAAACCGTCTCCAACAAATTATCCGCGATAAATTCGGCGGCGACCGCGCTGCTTTCATAAGAACGCTACAAAGCAACAACATGACACTCGAGGCCTACAAACGTGAGCTCCGAGATGAAATCATTGTCGCAGCAATGCGGGCTCGCTACGGTGGAGGCACTCCCGTCATCTCGCCCAAGCGCATCGAGCAGTATTACAAAAACAACATCCACCAATTTAAGACAGACCGCGAAATGCGCATCAGTCTCATCTTCATTCGTCGTGGGCTATTCCCGGAAAAACAAAACCTCCCCGACGGCACTACTCAAGAAATCGATCCCAATCTTGCACTAGCCAACGAAATTCACGACAAATTGGAAACCGGATCGAGTTTTGAAGAGCTCGCCCGCACTTACAGTGAAGCTTCAAGCAAAGACCAAGGTGGCGATATCGGTTGGGTTACTAAAAACACCTTACGCCCTGAGCTCATGGCCGCGGCCAACACCCTATCTAAAGGTCAGATAAGCCCAGTCATCACAACCAACGAAGGCTACTACATCCTCAAGCTCACAGATCTAAAAGCTGAGTCGGTGACTCCGCTTTCCAAGGTTCGTGAGCAAATCCACAATCAACTTCTTCAAGAAGAACAAACCAAAAGAATGCAGGAATGGGTCGATAGCCTTCGAGCCAAGGCATTCATTAAAATGTTTTAGTCTCTAGTCTTATCAGGTGCCTTTCGAAACCCGTGAATTCCATCGGCATCACCCTAGGAGAGCCTGCTGGTATTGGCCCAGAGATAGTTCATAAAGCCTTATCTTCCTCCTCGATTCCCAAAGATTTCCACTACGCAATCTTCGGAGAAACTCATCCTCATAGGCCTGGTGAACTCACACTCGCCTCGGCTCGAGCCGCCTATCAAGCCCTTCAAGAGGCCATACAAGCCTGGAAGACAGGCCAAATCTCAGCCATTGTCACAGCTCCTATCCATAAAAAAAACATGTCCCGCATCGGCTTCTCGTTTCCAGGCCACACCGAATTCTTCTCTCATGCCTGCGGCTTACCATTGGACTCTGCCGTCATGGTCATGCATGACCCAAAGCTCAGTGTAGCGCTCCTTTCCGCACACATTCCTCTCTCAGAAGCACCGCGATTTTACACCAAAAAACGAATCCAGCAGGTAGCGAAAGTTTACTCCCAATTTCTCGCCTCCTTTTATCCGAATGGTTACCAAATCGCTTTAGCTGGGCTCAATCCTCATGCTGGAGAAGAAGGCTATATAGGCTACGAGGAAGTGATCGCTCAAAGTGCTATTTCAGAGCTACAAGCCGAGGGCATACCTATTTCTGGCCCATACTCGCCCGACACCCTCTACTACCGAGCAGCCCGTGGAGATTTTCAAGGCATCATCGCTGCCTACCACGATCAAGCGCTCATCCCTTTCAAACTCCTAGCTTTCAGCACAGGAGTCAACGTCACTCTCGGACTTCCACTCATTCGCACCTCCCCAGACCACGGCACCGCCCTCGACATCGCAGGCAAAAACATCGCCGACCCCTCAAGCATGATCGCCGCTATTCAACTTGCTTGCCACCTGGTGCGCACATCATTAAACAATACCCCCGTAAATCGCTCCTAATCTTACATCATGAACGTCACTGATCTTCGCGGCATTCTCACATATATCCCGCAGTTCCGTGAAAAAACCTTCGTCATCGCAATGGACGGTATCATCGCGGCACATGAAAACTTCACCAACATCGTCCTCGATTTAGCTGTCCTCCGCAGCTTGAACATTAAACTCATCCTCGTCCACGGCATCTCGCACCAATTGAAACAAATCGCACAAGCCACAGGCACAACCATCTCCAATGCAGACGGCACCGGCATTACCGATGCTACAACACTCGATCTAGCGATCACCGCTGCCAATCGCCTCACCCACGAAATCCTCGAAGGCCTCGCCTCCTCCGACCTCCGCGCCGCTAACACCAACGCCGTGATCGCCCACCCCCTTGGCATCATCAGCGGAGTCGATCACCAATACACAGGCAAAGTCGAACGCATAGACCTTGAATACATCACGACGCTCCTCGACAAAGGCATCATTCCCGTCCTACCTCCACTAGGATTCGATGGCGATGGACGCACCTTCCGCGTCAACTCCGACAGCGTCGCCCTCAGTGTGGCTGAATCGCTCAAAGCGACCAAAATCATATTCCTCACAGAGCACAACGGCCTCTACAAACAAGATAAACTCATCACCCAGATGTCCATTGCCGAAGCGGAAGAATACGCCAAAAAATATAAAAACGAAATTCCACAGGCGCTCGTCTCTAAACTCGATCACTCAATACGCGCCTGCCGCAACGGCGTCAGCCGCTCCCACATCATCAATGGCCGCGTAGATGAAGCCCTCCTCAGTGAAATTTTCTCCGCTGAAGGAGTCGGCACCATGATTTATGCCAACGAATATGCCGCCATCCGGCGCGCCCTTAAAAAGGATATCCGCAGCATACTCAGTCTGGTCCGCGAATCCGTCCAAGCCGAAGAACTTATTAAACGTTCCAAACAAGACATCCTCCAAAAAATCTCAGACTACTACGTCTATGAAATCGACCGTAACATCGTCGGTTGCGTTGCTCTACACCCTTACCCGAACGACAACAAAGCCGAAATGGCATGCCTCTACGTCTCTCGATCCCACGAAAATCAAGGCATTGGAAAGAAACTTATGCTTTTCGTCGAAAACCTCGCCCGAGAGCGCGGTTACAAACAAATTTTCGCTCTTTCAACACAGGCCTTCAATTACTTCCAACAAAAAGGCGGTTACCTTGAAGCCACACCCGATATCCTCCCTGAAGCACGACGCGAAAAATACGACAGCAGCAAACGTAATTCCAAAGTCCTCGTCAAAAATTTGACCTCATAAACTTTTCTTATCTATCAACTATTCATGGCCATAAAAGATACCCTTCTCCTTCCCACCACGGCTTTCCCGATGAAAGCCGATCTACCTAAGCGCGAACCCCAAATTCTCGCTCGGTGGCAGAAAGAAAACATCTATTCCCGAATCCAAGAAGCGCGCCGCGGCGCTCCCCTCTTCATTCTTCACGATGGCCCGCCTTTTGCTAACGGCGATGCCCATCTCGGCCATGCCCTTAATCGCACCCTCAAAGACATCGTCCTCAAATCCAAAACGATGGCCGGCTTCTCT
Encoded here:
- a CDS encoding DUF502 domain-containing protein translates to MKNQSLTKHIWHALRDNFLRGLLVVVPIGVTLWIVQFVYQLINEPSDQVLRWLISHSWLPGSDYFREHHGGTIPGGGFWVTLIFVLLVGIGVGNFLGRTIVKAVDTLFLKIPLVKSIYQALKQTMHAVQEMSGEGSAMKFNQMVLVPLLENHGTAICAVGFVTGRVKLTEEDEYCSVFLPNSPTPVTGFTLLIKRDALIWEHGLSVEEGLKFIISYGLATTLRKTTDVVPHAES
- a CDS encoding SRPBCC family protein produces the protein MKIYVLKVSQELPLSLGRAWDFISDPRNLPQITPRDMAFKITSQPPPKIYPGLIITYRVAPLFGIPLTWVTEITHVREPNYFVDEQRFGPYRLWHHEHHLTPITPDKTQMDDIVHYALPFDPFSRIVHPLLVKKRLEEIFNFRREALRRLFSEG
- the mfd gene encoding transcription-repair coupling factor, whose protein sequence is MNTLSFADRIPQETWQSLLKGIERADQIDCKGLPLAAQAWLMSELVKKNVAGKKQRPLFWICEDVKTQEALASDLISWGVDCVFYPQSDWKEEMGVPDLQIELEQWAAWKRLIRLDADVGLITQASLNQKQIDLETLQRLVICLTRGDRISIESFIQQLIDANLLRERKVYQVGHWTQRGAILDVWPWDSLHPIRIEWEDDTISSIRYFDPDLQRSLNPIDRVEMLIHHPSQEQGIAPSLTPIETLLHSLVKEKKAIWCNRYDVESTTYTCGIECFEHSFLLATRPFEHDQVLQVNRRRLFFTHLKHWIETHWQIDVCCNNEGEEQRLRQIIEEELTAETLKKLRFHQIPLLHGFTYPEGRWVLITDAEIFGRYQTLRVLRKKERLARVRGQSLSFSLSELAQGDYVVHLHHGIGRYRGLQTIPSEDSNSGEEAIVLEYAEGAKLYVPLSQSYLISRYVGVNKKAPQLDTLGGNRWERAKKNAEKAIWDYAAKLLKIQAERETLQGYAFPEDDDWQREFEMSFIYEPTPDQSKAIAATKADMQSTRPMDRLICGDVGFGKTEVAIRALFKCAISGKQAAFLAPTTVLAQQHYRNLCERMADYPIKIELLNRFKTQKEQKIIIEAIADGKVDIVVGTHRLLSPDVHFKDLGLVVIDEEQRFGVIQKEKFKERHRLVHILSLSATPIPRTLYLSLAGVKDMSVIETPPANRLPVETIICPYDERIIKAAIERELSRNGQIYFLHNRIGSIYTLADRIRSLLPECKIDVGHGRMPKHQLEEVMQRFVDGKTDLLLATSIIENGLDIPNANTIIIDRADRFGLSDLYQLRGRVGRAHHKGYAYLLLPRHLMSVTNARKRVNALQQYSKLGDGFKISMRDLELRGAGNLLGVEQSGHISTIGFDLYCRLLKAAVSSLKGERPAWQNETRLRIDFISLSEPSHPSTDGVHHAYLPKTYFQDQEGIIENYKRLNEALTPSELDQLCEEWRDCYGPWPLPVTLLLEIHHIRILAAQAQISHVETQNNKIILKRNNDFIMIGGKFPRLTAQDPLLKLQELKKWIRSFIQNEKLHPSSSH
- a CDS encoding peptidylprolyl isomerase, whose amino-acid sequence is MDSQFYTKRKTTPLFKPLITLAVIVAVLSASPSVAQLMVNGIAAIVNDRVITFTDVRRIADASEMMLRENYKGPDLDKKIKELRLSALKTLIDRELIIQEFNKRGLTIPDNFIENRLQQIIRDKFGGDRAAFIRTLQSNNMTLEAYKRELRDEIIVAAMRARYGGGTPVISPKRIEQYYKNNIHQFKTDREMRISLIFIRRGLFPEKQNLPDGTTQEIDPNLALANEIHDKLETGSSFEELARTYSEASSKDQGGDIGWVTKNTLRPELMAAANTLSKGQISPVITTNEGYYILKLTDLKAESVTPLSKVREQIHNQLLQEEQTKRMQEWVDSLRAKAFIKMF
- the pdxA gene encoding 4-hydroxythreonine-4-phosphate dehydrogenase PdxA, with product MNSIGITLGEPAGIGPEIVHKALSSSSIPKDFHYAIFGETHPHRPGELTLASARAAYQALQEAIQAWKTGQISAIVTAPIHKKNMSRIGFSFPGHTEFFSHACGLPLDSAVMVMHDPKLSVALLSAHIPLSEAPRFYTKKRIQQVAKVYSQFLASFYPNGYQIALAGLNPHAGEEGYIGYEEVIAQSAISELQAEGIPISGPYSPDTLYYRAARGDFQGIIAAYHDQALIPFKLLAFSTGVNVTLGLPLIRTSPDHGTALDIAGKNIADPSSMIAAIQLACHLVRTSLNNTPVNRS
- the argA gene encoding amino-acid N-acetyltransferase translates to MNVTDLRGILTYIPQFREKTFVIAMDGIIAAHENFTNIVLDLAVLRSLNIKLILVHGISHQLKQIAQATGTTISNADGTGITDATTLDLAITAANRLTHEILEGLASSDLRAANTNAVIAHPLGIISGVDHQYTGKVERIDLEYITTLLDKGIIPVLPPLGFDGDGRTFRVNSDSVALSVAESLKATKIIFLTEHNGLYKQDKLITQMSIAEAEEYAKKYKNEIPQALVSKLDHSIRACRNGVSRSHIINGRVDEALLSEIFSAEGVGTMIYANEYAAIRRALKKDIRSILSLVRESVQAEELIKRSKQDILQKISDYYVYEIDRNIVGCVALHPYPNDNKAEMACLYVSRSHENQGIGKKLMLFVENLARERGYKQIFALSTQAFNYFQQKGGYLEATPDILPEARREKYDSSKRNSKVLVKNLTS